The following proteins come from a genomic window of Natronosalvus vescus:
- a CDS encoding helix-turn-helix transcriptional regulator: protein MDEVLTTRDRLLEALLEQRYTKPELVESLSISRSTVDRGMAALLESGCVDKQGSDYRATEKGRLAMEARNRYLNDLEHLEAAEPILEQVSLESISIEFLRNATIDLPDQQAPWTALKPSMRLIYEARSIEGTAPTVFEQYFDDFAASIDNGGLSAELILDVALFDGMSEIERTRLREIIDADGGRLLTTELSDSYAIWIAENDESVVAGITVYSETGLVGVAHSDDPDAVAWARTEYAKRRDDATVVWDYS, encoded by the coding sequence ATGGACGAGGTACTCACGACTCGCGACCGCCTGCTCGAAGCCCTCCTCGAGCAGCGCTACACGAAACCCGAACTCGTCGAGTCGCTCTCGATTTCTCGTTCGACGGTCGACCGCGGCATGGCAGCGTTGCTCGAGTCCGGCTGTGTTGACAAGCAGGGTTCCGACTATCGGGCGACAGAGAAGGGGCGACTCGCCATGGAGGCGCGAAATCGGTATCTGAATGATCTCGAGCACCTCGAGGCGGCTGAACCAATCCTCGAGCAGGTGTCGCTGGAATCGATCAGTATCGAGTTTCTCCGAAATGCGACGATCGACCTCCCCGACCAGCAGGCACCGTGGACGGCACTGAAGCCCAGCATGCGATTGATCTACGAGGCGCGATCGATCGAGGGAACGGCACCGACGGTCTTCGAGCAGTACTTCGACGATTTCGCCGCGTCGATCGACAACGGCGGGCTCTCGGCGGAACTCATTCTCGATGTTGCGCTGTTCGACGGGATGTCCGAAATCGAACGCACACGCCTCCGCGAGATTATCGACGCAGACGGTGGCCGACTACTGACGACGGAACTGTCGGATTCGTACGCGATCTGGATCGCCGAGAACGACGAGAGTGTCGTCGCCGGTATTACCGTCTACTCCGAGACAGGGCTCGTTGGCGTTGCACACTCCGACGACCCGGACGCAGTCGCGTGGGCTCGAACGGAGTATGCGAAGCGACGAGACGACGCCACCGTCGTCTGGGACTATTCCTAA